In Oncorhynchus gorbuscha isolate QuinsamMale2020 ecotype Even-year unplaced genomic scaffold, OgorEven_v1.0 Un_scaffold_4173, whole genome shotgun sequence, the genomic window TTTAGACAACGCACTGGGACTGTCAACTCCTGAACCcaaccagagtcatgtactctgtGTGTACCAGTGTCATGTACTCTATGActgagtcatgtactctacatcactaccagagtcatgtctctgtgttctacatcactataccagagtcatgtgtgtacatcactataccagagtcatgtactctactatTCTACATCattataccagagtcatgtactctacatgtataccagagtcatgtactctgtGTTCTGTCACTATACCAGTGTCATGTACTCTACATCAAACCAATATTGTTACTATTCTACATCattataccagagtcatgtactttAGCCAATGTGAAGTTTTTGGGGATGTACTCTGGTTCTCATCACTATAAGGTCAATCTCATTTACATCTATACAGGTCATTCTACTGTTctatatcactataccagagtcatagTACTCTACTGTTCTTGTTGTTTACTCTGCTGTCATGAACCTGGGTAtctactgttcatcactataccatagtcatgtactctactgttctacatcactatggTAGTCATATGACTGTTCTATATCACTATACCaagtcatgtactctactgttctacatcactatacagagtcatgtactctactgttctacatcactataccagagtcatgtactctacatcactataccagagtcatgtcctctactgtacatcactataccagtcatgtactctacatcactataccagagtcatgtactctactgttctacatcactataccagagtcatgtactctactgttctacatcactataccagagtcatgtactctactgttctatcactataccagagtcatgtactttacatcactataccagagtcatgtactctactgttctacatcactataccagagtcatgtactctactgttctatcactataccagagtcatgttctactcactataccagagtcatgtactccctactgttctacatcataccagagtcatgtactctacatcactataccagagtcatgtactctactgttctacatcactataccagagtcatgtactctactgttctacatcactataccagagtcatgtactctactgttctacatcactataccagagtcatgtactctacatcactataccagagtcatgtactctactgttctacatcactataccagagtcatgttctatatcactataccagagtcatgtactctactgttctacatcactataccagagtcatgtactctactgttctacatcactataccagagtcatgtactctactgttctacatcactataccagagtcatgtactctactgttctacatcactataccagagtcatgtactctactgttctacatcactataccagagtcatgtactgtttctacatcactataccagagtcatgtactctacatcactataccagagtcatgtactctactgttctacatcactataccagagtcatgtactctactgttctatatcactataccagagtcatgtactctactgttctacatcactataccagagtcatgtactctactgttctacatcactataccagagtcatgtactctacatcactataccagagtcatgtactctactgttctacatcactatactcatgtactctacatcactataccagagtcatgtactctactgttcactataccagagtcattactctactgttctacatcactataccagagtcatgtactctacatcactataccagagtcatgtactctgactatcactataccagagttctacatcactataccagagtcatgtactctacatcactataccagagtcatgtatctacatcactataccagagtcatgtactctactgttctacatcactatactcatgtactctacatcactataccagatgTACTCTACAtgtcatgtactctactgttctatatcactataccagagtcatgttcatactctactgttctacatcacatcactaccagagtcatgtactctacatcactataccagagtcatgtactctactgtcctacatcactataccagagtcatgtactctacatcactataccagagtcatgtactctactgttctacatcactataccagaagTCATGATAATGCTGTACTTTTTATTATAAAGGGTTTTTTTCTGCTCGGCGTTCCAGGTAAATCAGAGCCACTCATTCTGTTTCCGGCACCTTCCAATATACCAATGAATCACTGTACAAAACAGAATCGTCTTCAACTGATCCATATTTCTGACTAAACCTCCAGTGTTGACCTATAGGTGAACGAAGGTCAAACAGACTGTAACAGATCAATGGGAAGAAACCATACCCAGACGTGCTTCAGCCCAGCTTCCAAAAAAAATGGGAATCGACGGAGGGACTTGAATATTCCGAAAAAATATTCCTCACCCACAAGAAACTTCAAGTAATAGAAGCTGTAAAGATGGTACCTGCAGTGTACGACCATGGGTCCTGCGTCTGCAGGGTTGCAGGCCTTGACCCGTCGAGGAAGGCCAGGAAGGGGTGGGGTGTTCGGGGACCCCGTGGTCCGGCCAGGCTGTAAACTGGAACTGGCGAATCTCACGCTTCTCATTGGAGCcactctggaggaggagaggaggggaggggaggggaggggagagaggagaggaggggagagaggggaggagagagactgaggcttGGATAAAAggaaatggcatattattatttattataagagagagggggaggggaggggagaggagagaggagggagaggaggggagaggagaggggagggaggggagagggggaggggagagagaggagaggagaggagagagggaggagaggggagggagggagggagagaggagggggagggggaagaggagaggggagaggagaggggagagagggaggggagagaggagaggagaggggaggggagggaggagagaggagaggagaggaggaagaggagagggaggagagggaggagaggggagggagaggaggagggagggggagaggagagagggagaggaggggagagagaggagaggagaggagaggggagggagggagggagaggagagaggagaggaggggagggggagaggagggggaggggagaggagaggggggggagaaaggagaggggggagagagggagaggggagagggagagggggagagagaggagaggagaggaggggaggggaggggaggagaggagagagaggagaggagagagagaggagaggagaggagaggagagggagagggagaggagaggagaggaggggagaggagagggagagggggagaggaggagaggagaggaggagaggagaggaggggagagtgaggagaggaggggagagaggagaggagagggagaggagaggagggaggagaggggagaggaggagaggagagggggagggagagggagagggagaggagaggagaggaggggagacaggagagaggagaggaggagaggagaggagggggtagaggaggggagaggagaggaggagggtagaggagaggagaggagggagagagaggagaggaggggagagaggacaggacaggagaggagaggaggggagagggggagggggagggagaggaggggagagaggagaggaggggagagggggagggagagggagagggaggagaggagaggggaggggagagaggagaggaagggagggaggggaggagaggggaggagggagaggaggggagagggaggggagagaggagagggaggggaggggagagaggagagggggagggagaggagagaggagaggagaggggggaagggaggggagaggagttgaggacaggaggagagtagaggagggggagggggaagggagggagaggagaggggagggcagggcaggggaagggagagaggagggcaggggagggcagggcaggggagggggagggaggggagagagaggggaggaggggggagggagaggagagggaggggcaggggagaggggagagatgagggcaggggagaggaggagggaggagaggagaggagagtgggggagagagagggagaggagaggagaggagagtacacAAAAGTAGACACATAAAACACAcatccgtctctctgtctctcacacacacacacacacacacacacacacacacacacacacacacacacacacacacacacacacacacacacacacacacacacacacacacacacacacacacacacacacacacacacacacaccttgtagaGAGCGAAGGTCCTAACAGAGTATGTAGCCAGCTCTACGGTGTCCAGCAGAGTAACCTGTATCAGCCCAtatgtctctgttcctctggtaggCCAGTACTGATCACATTTtacctgcagagacagagagacaacgtcAGAGGGGGGCGGAGGGGGTAAAACAActgagaacaaaagagagagagagaaacagataatgAAAGAGAGACCGAATGTTCatgagaatgtgtgtgttttttacagagaatatgagagagtgagagagaatgtgagagagagagagacagagataatgagagaagagagggagagataatgagagaagagagggagagataatgagagaagagagagagagagagaaaatgagagagagagagagagacagagagagagagagtgtgtgtgtgtgtgtgtgtgtgtgtgtgtgtgtgtgtgtgtgtgtgtgtgtgtgtgtgtgtgtgtgtgtgtgtgtgtgtgtgtgtgtgtgtgtgtgtgtgtgtaggtacagtgtgtgagagacagacaggtgttatTCTAAGTTATCTATCAGATACTGAACTAGCTGTAAGTGGTCACAGGATGTTGTGCTAACCTCTACAAATATGCAAACACCAAACCCCAGCATGCTTTAGCCCTGCACCACATCATATTCCACATAACAAGCAGACAGATTTGTAGTTCTTTTCCAGCCTCAGAAACCACAGGGAGCTAAGGGAACAAAATCACAGAAATCCCCCGGAGAGCCCGTGACAGAGTCAGGCCAAACCAAACGATGAGGATGAGCTGATCCATCCAGTTTCACATCAAAGCCAGTGGGGAGGCCTGCTCTGCATTCCGCTCGTCCAGACTGGATTCTGGTGTTTCTGGCCATTGCTACTCTGTAATTAACTGTTCTCTTTCCCTGAAACGCTGggattataatacctcattataCTGTACTGCTTTCCACAGGgctgagacagcttgatgtacaggacaccccctggacaggacactagtctatatccTGTGTCTGTAGTGAgagacaggacaccccctggacaggacactagtctatctcctgtttctgtagtgagagacagcttgatgtaccaggacaccccctggacaggacactagtctatctcctgtttctgtagggagacagcttgatgtacaggacaccccctggacaggacactagtctatatcctgtttctgtagtgagacagcttgatgtacagacacccctggacaggacactagtctatatccTGTGTCTGTAGTGAgagacaggacaccccctggacaggacactagactatcTCCTGTTTGTGTagggagacagcttgatgtaccagtacaccccggacaggacactagtctatctcatGTTTCTGTAGGAGACAGCTTGATGGACACCAGACACAGGTACCAGTACACCCACTGGAAACAGGACACTAGTccgtctcctgtttctgtaggagacagcttgatgtaccagtacaccctggtCTACAACAGTCTAATAGTCAGGACACAGGTCTAATTACAGGGGAAATAGCATAGCATTTCTACTGAGAGGCTGAGTTACACACCAGGTAATGACTGGCCTAAACATAGCATATTGTAGCTCCCTGATGTGCTGTATATGTAGTCTAATGCTGATGTACTGAAGCTCTATGGTAcaaacagtctaatagtctaatagtctaacagtctaacagtctaacagtctaacagacagtctaatagtctaacagtctaatagacagtctaacagtctaatagtctaatagtctaacagtctaacagtctaacagtctaaacagtctaacagtctaatagtctaacagtctacagtaatagtctaatagtctaatagtctaacagtctaatagtctaatagtctaatagtctaacagtctaatagtctaacagctaacagtctaacagtctaatagtctaatagtctaatagtctaatagtctaatagtctaacagtctaacagtctaacagacaatagtctaacagtctaacagtctaatagtctaacagacagtctaacagatcTAACAGTCTAATAGCTCCAATAGTCtaagtctaatagtctaacagacagtctaacagtctaacagtctaatagtctaatagtctaatagtctaacagtctaacagtctaatagtctaatagtctaacagtctaatctaacagtctaatagtctaatagtctaactaacagtctaacagacagtctaacagtctaacagttcaatagtctaatagtctaacagtctaacagtctaatagtctaatagtctaatagtctaacagtctaacagtctaacagtctaacagtctaacagtcaacAGCtcaacagacagtctaacagacagtctaatgtctaatagtctaacagtctaacagtctaacagacagtctaacagtctaatagtctaatagtctaacagtctaacagtctaacagtctaatagtctaacagtctaacagtctaacagtctaacagtctaatagtctaatagtctaacagtctaacagtctaatagtcaaCAGTCTCTcttaatagtctaatagtctaacagtctaatagtctaacagtctaacagaacagtctaacagtctaatagtctaatagtctaatagtctaacagtagTCTAagtcagtctaacagtctaacagtctaacagtctaacagtctaatagtctaatagtctaacagtctaacagacagtctaaaaagtctaacagtctaacagtctaatagtctaacagtctaatagtctaacagtctaatagtctaacagtctaacagtctaacagtctaacagtctaacagtctaatagtctaactaacagtctaacagtctaatagtctaacagtctaacagtctaatagtcctaacagtctaacagtctaacagtctaacagtctaatagtctaacagtctaacagacagtctaaaagtctaacagtctaacagtctaatagtctagacagtctaac contains:
- the LOC124028446 gene encoding receptor-type tyrosine-protein phosphatase S-like, coding for IPGSNYINANYIDGYCRQNAYIATQELSPETFCDFWRLVWEQHTANIVMMTKLEEKSRVKCDQYWPTRGTETYGLIQVTLLDTVELATYSVRTFALYKSGSNEKREIRQFQFTAWPDHGVPEHPTPSWPSSTGQGLQPCRRRTHGRTLQ